TGAGCAGGATGTCGTTGCCGGTCAGTTGCTCGTAGAGCCACCAGCCCATGAAGGTGCGCAGCCGTGGGGTGGGCCGTTGGCCCAGCTCACGGGCGATGCGTCGCGCTGTTCGCTCCGCAGGGGGCACCGCGCGGAGGAATGTCCGGCGTCGCCGCTGGTAGTCGATCGGCACAGTTGAGTCGCACAAGGCGGCGTGGACGGCGAGAAGGTCGTCGAAGAAGTCTGTGCTTCCCGTGTCGTCCGCGGCGAGTCCCAGGACGCGTGTGAGGTCGGTTTGGATCAGGGAGGACAGGTGGGGGTGCCCCAGTCGCTGGCTGGCCCGCGCCGTGCCCGCGACGGTGCCGAGCGAAAGCAGCGCGACACTGGCCGCGAGACGGACGTAGCCGTTGTCGGGGATCTCGGGGTGCTCTCCGAGGACGGTGTCCCATGCCCGGGCGGGCACCTTGGCGGGGTCCAAGGGGATGAGCGGTGCGCCATCGGGGCGGAATCGGGCGGCACGGATGCGGAGTGCTCGGGCGCGGGCGGGGCGCCCGCGGGGCCGCGTCACGGGGACGTCGAGTGCCTGGATCAGCGGCCAGGACGCGACGTGGCGGCCGCTGTGATCGGTGGCGCGCCGGCGCACATCGTCGGGCAACACGGCGAGCACTTGGCGAGCGGTGGGGATGTCGGGTGCGGTCAGAACGCTCACCGCAAAGGTGGCGGTCAGCGCCATGGTGGAGGCGCTGCGCGTGGCGTTTGCCAGGCGCACGCCCGCGCTCGCGACCGGCCCCAGGTCCATGCCGTGACTCCACCGCCTCAGCTGAGCAGCGACTGCGGCAGCCGGGTCGTCGTCACCGCGCACTGCCGGAGGGGAAGCGCTCGCGTCGTGAAACCCCGCGAGCGCATTGATCGAAGCCGACAGGTGGGGTGGATGGAGGGCGGGTGCGAAGTCGGCGGGTAGGTGATCGGACGGCAGATTGGTCATGACGAGGCGGGCCAGCGCGGCGAGGTCATGGAGCCATTCGATGCGAGACCGGGACTGTCCGAACGCGGTGACTGGGCCGGTGCCGTGGATGACGCCGTGAATGACTTCTTGTGCGTGCAGGTATGGCGCCATCTCGTCCGGCTCAGGCGCTGGCGGGCCGTGACCATCGACGAGGTCGGAGGTGGTGCACGAGCATTCGTCGCCCGGTCGTCGCTGAAGGTGTCGTGCGTCGATCGGGTGGCCGCGTGGGCTGGTCCGGACGGTGCGCTGACAGGTAGGGCAGGCGGAGAGGAGTAGTCGGGCATGGGTGGGGCAGGCGAAGGTCCATTGCAGGTACCAGCTCAACTTCCACCGGAGGCCCCTCTCGGGCAGGCACTCGGGGCAGTAGCGAGCTCCTGAGCCGCGTGGCCAGGTGCCGCCACCGTGACCGCGCTTGGTGAAGGAGGGCATCAGCCCCAGGTGGGCATGGCGCTGCAGGGTCATCGTCGTGAGGGTCGCCTCATCGAGGTCCAGCGCGTGGGCGAGCCCGGCGGTGGCCTCGGGTGATTGGCAACGCACGATGGAATAGGGACGCTCGTTGCTCAGCCCGAGGTGGCGATGCACCACCGAGGGGGCCACTTCGAGGTGGTGGGCCAGGTGCTCTAGGTAGCCGTCAAGGGGCTCGTCGTCCAGGGGCGGGGGCGCGTAGCCCAGGCGGTGAGCCGGGGCCGCGGGGGCGTTCTGTCTGCTCATGAGGCGACGGAGCCGGCAGCAAGACTTTGTACTGCCACGATCTCGGCGTCGACGTGGTCGGCGGTGACGATCCCGTCGTTGTCGGCCAGACCCTCTACGGCCGCTCGCTTGAGGGTGTTGAGGATGCTGCCTGGGCGTCCTTCGAGGTCGGCCACCAACCGCAGCTGCAGACGGGGGTCCTGCAGACAGGCAAGGTGCAGGTGCTCGATGGCACGCATGCGCGCAACGAAGGAAGCGATGAGCCGTACTACTGTGCGTGCGTCGTTAGTACGGATGGGATTGAGCCGCAGCCCGATGTGGCGGCGACGGAGTTGTTGCGCGGTGTCGTTGTTGCGTCCGGGGTCGCGTAGCAGCGCGGAGCGATCCAGGTCGATGCCGACGAAAGCGAAGGGCACCGGCAGGTGCAGCAGGGTCCTGAGTCCGTCCGTCAGGCGCGAAGCGGAGTCAGAGACTCGGCGATACATCTGCGCGTCATCGACGACCACGAGCTCCACACCCATGGCGGGCAGCAGCCGACCGAGCATCTGGTGCAGTTCCTTCTCCGAGCCGGTGTCGGGCAGGGCGCAGAACCTCGCCACCGAGGCGAGCAGGCCACGGGCCTCTTGCTTGGATCCGGCCTCGACGTACACGCATGGGGTGTGCAGGTAGCCGTCCTTGGTGCGGGTGCGCCACGGCTGTGGGTGGGCTGTGGCGCGGTCGAGCAGGACGCGGGTGATGGCTGTGCTCTTTCCCAGGTGGGAGGGGCCGCTGACCGCCAGCCAGGTCTCGTTGGTGCCCAGGTGCTGTCGGGTGAGCTTGTCGAAGGCGGCGGCGAGGTCGCGCTCGTAAGCGGTGGGGAGGTGCTGGGCGTGGATCCACTCATACAGCGCGGGCGCGCGGTCGGGAGGGAGTGAGGTCTGCAGGTGGTGCAGCCTCATCCAGGTGGCGGGGTCGGCCACGGACAGACGGGTCATGGCCGCCACCCGCCTTCGGCGTCGTGGGCCGGGTCGAGGTCATCGAGGAGCCCGTGGTCCAAGGCGGTGAAGTGCGCCAGGTCCCAGCCTCCGTTGACGATGTGCTCAGGCTCCTTGGGTCGGTTGGGCTTGCGTGACCTTCGGTCGGCGACGGGGATGAAGTTCTCGCCGGTGTCGATGCCTTGGGCTTGATAGACCGCGGTGATGGTCTGGAGCAGGTCGGCGCGGCGGCTGGCGTGTTCGTTGTGGCTGGGCCACTTCTGCCCCGCCAAGTTCTTCAATAGCGCGGACCTGACCTCTGCGAAGGCGCCGACCACCGCTCCGTTGGCGCCGGGTGCCCACAGGGTGCGGACCTTGAAGGAGTGGGGCTCTTGCCACAGCAAGCGGCTGGGAGCATCCGGGTCGTAGAAGAACGTGAGCGGACGTCGCCGACCTTGATTGGTCAGGGATGCCTGGACGAGATCCTCGTAGTTCTCGCAGGTGTATCGGCGCTTTTGCCAGGTCACGCCGTCGTCGTGCGGGGTGAGCGACAGGTGGGGCAGGAGCCGCAAGTGGAAGGTCGGGTCGGCCAGCACGTGCGCCGGTACCCCGCGGGTCAGGGACAGGCCGACGGCTTCGATGGGCGTCAGGTGGCGTTGCGGCGCGTGATCGTGGGTCAGCCCGGTGTGAGGTTGCTGGGCGGTCCACCACGACCATGTAGCGAACGCTGCTTGCGCTTGGGCAAAGGTCGGAAGGTCGCGGACATCGAGCCGGGCGGGCTTGTTGACCACAGTGTTGCCCTTGTGGCCGGGGAGTAGCTGGCACGCCTGGGCGAAGGTCTTGATGTGGGACTCCACGAAGGCCTTGTCGGTGGGCCGCATCGTGCGCGCCCACTGGATCGTGATGCCGAGCTGGGCGCAGGTGGCGATGAAGTGGCCGTTCTCCTCCTCCGCGCCGTGGTCAGCGCCGATGGAGCCCGGTAGGACACTCAGCGGCGGGTTGGGGCCATTCCAGGCGTGTACGTCCAGCGCGCCCGGCACGACTGGCAGCGCCGCATGAGGGGGCGGGGACGACATCGTCGCCCACGCTTCGCCGCCGATCATGTCCCACAACAACAGGGACAGGTGGATGCCGCGCGGAGGGCCGACAGTCAGTCGGAGCCAGGCGTAGCGGGTACTCACGCATACCCCGAAGACGGCCCACAGCTGCTGGGGCCCATGGGGACCCCAAACCAACATGTCGGTACGGCTGGCGTCATACTCGACGCGGTCGCCCAGCTCAAAAGATCGGTGCCTCACCCCGTGGATGAGCGGGCGGTTGGACTGCTCCTGACGGGTCTTGCCCGTCAAGGGATCCTGCCCCCGCGAGAGGTATCGCACCAGCGCCACAAACCGTTCGTAGGGCAGCGCCGTGATCTCGTGCGGGATCGTGGTCCCGTCCGGCCCTGGGGTGGCGGTCCCAGCGCTGACCAGACCAAGCTGGCGCAGCCGATTCAGCACGATCCCGTGCTCGTTGATCAAAGACTTCTTGCTCGACTGGTGACGTTGCGCAACGTAGTCACGTACCACCGCCAGTATCTGCGGATCGGTCTCATTCGCACGTGAGGGCTGCAGGTAGCGCGAGGCGTGCGGCACCAGTGCGAACGCACCCCCGGCACGCCACTTCTCGATCCAGCGGCCCAGCGTGGTCGCATCGACACCCAGCTCTGCGCACTTCGCCGCGCGCCGTTTCGCCACGCTCGTCGTAGCCGCGTCATAGCCGCTCCCGGTGCCCACACGACCCTGGAGCACGTCGAGCACATGGCGCTGCCTATCCAAGCCCGTCTGCCTCTTGCGCTCAGGTAGCCAGTGCAGCAACTCGCTGTAGCGATCCGGGGCCAAGTACGGCGAGGCAAGCCGGTGCTCGGCGCTCACCCTCGATAACACTGCGTGCAGCGGCTCCTCGCACACCTCACCGTCGCGGGCGGTCACGATCTGCAGGCAGCCTTGGGGATCCACCCGGTGCTTGAGGACCACCCGGTCCGAACGGTCGTGTTCGAACAGCAACGCGTCCTGCGACAACTCCACCGACAGCACTCGATCCGGCGCCTCGCTCACCCCCACCACCGGCCTGGCTCCCCGTCGAGGTGCCACCGCAGCTCGCTGCCCAACGACAAAGGGGCATCCAGATCCGTCGAGCACCTGCCTGTGGCCAACAAGTGCATCGCCACCACGTAGGTACGACGCAGCACATCGACGTCGAACTGGCCTCGGCCTCCTGACATCGCCCCGGCGCTGACGTCAACGACCTTGGCGATGCCACCGATGCTGGTCGGCTGAACATCCAGCACAGCAGAGACGTCATCTGCGGCCCACGGGTTCGGATCGCGCCATCGGGTGATCTGCTGCAGATTGTGGGCACGTTGGGCGGTGACGTCGCTCAGGACCCGGAACCCCATTCCCGCCGCCCATAGCGTGTCCCGCATCAAACCCAGCTTGGCTTGTGACCACTCATCCTGCGCCCGGTGAGCGGGTTTGACCTCGAACACCGTCAGGTTGCCGTCGATCACCGCCGCCAGATCAGGTACCTGGAACAGCTGCCCTTGCTCGTGGATCCAGACCATCGCGAACGGCTGGGCATGGATCGCCGACACAGAGGCGTGAATGTCCAGCTGCTGCACCCAAGCCAGCTCCAACTTCGACTCCACCAGGAGCATCAGCCGGAAACCGTCACGCATCACCGGGTACATCGCGATCGAGCTCGTCGCTTGCCGGTGGGTCCCGATCCGACGCACCGGCAATACCCCCCAGCCCGGCGGGACCGACAGGTCACTTATCGGTTGCACCACCGGCACACCGTCGACGTTCCACACCGCCACGCACCGCGCCGACCCCATCTCCCCCGCCGCGATCAACCTCATCGCCTCATCTCGCGACAGGAGATCACCCAGCAATTCCCGCACCCGACGCGGAACCCGGCGAGTTCCTTTTCGTGCTGTCGCTTTGGGCATAGCGGGATGAGGGGCCGGCACCACGGCGTACTTGCCGTTCGCGCTCACTCCAGACGCGTGGGACGAGACGACCGGGGCGGTGGGCGCGGGAGGTCGTCTCGGGCGCCGCTCAGTGGCGGATAAGCCACTGGTGCTGGAAGAATGGACCATTGCGGTGCCTTCTTGTCGTTCCTGTGCAGGGACTCCGACGAGGCGCCGAAGCGGGGCCCGGACTGTGTCAGCAGTCTGGGTCTCGCGCTGTTTCCGGCGCGACATCGTCGACTGGTCACTCTAGGGCTCAGTGAGACCTCTGACTAGAGCGTGCTCGCACAGTTAACGGGCGCTAGGCTGCAGGATCTCGTGACTGGCAAGCGCTGGCGCACTTCAAGTGTGCACAATTAAAGTGCGCTAGTCTCTGCCCCATGGTTCGATCAGGCGTAGAACAATCGGCAGCCTCCGCGGAGCGGGAGGGGGACTGGCGGACCCTGACGGCGAAAAATGTGCAGGCACTCGGACTCCCCTGCCGGCTTCCCGGCTGCAATGCCACAGTGTCAAGAGAGAACAGGGGCAGACCCAAGTGGTTTCACAACGAGCAGTGTGGTCAGAAGTTCCGCCGGCGTCAGGAGGCCCTCGACCGGATGATCGCGCTGGCAGGCCAGCGGCTCCAGCATGAAGACCTCGGCTGGCGAGAGCGCAGGGAGCTCGAAAGCGAGGTTCGCTGGCTGGTCGGCATGCGCGCCTGGTACGTCGGGCCCAATGACTGGGCTCACGACAAGGAGCATGCAAGTGACGGCGACAAACTGTCCGACGGGGTCCAGCAGCTACTTCAAACCTGGCGGAAACGTCGCGTCCAGAAGAAGGACCCCTGCCCGATCTGCAAGGGAACTGGGGACTACCGCACGTATCTGGATCCGGCGCGCGAGGGTGGCCCCAGGATGCGAGCTGACCGCCGAGAAGAGGCAGCCGAAGTGCTCCTCAATGTTTGGAGACTTGCGCAGCTCGTACCATCACCCGAGGCCGTCGACATCTGTAACCGGGTCGAAGATCTACTGGAAAGGAGCAACCTGTCGCATCGCGACGCGCGCCTGTCTGACTACAGGGACGGTCCCGAGACCACCGGCGAACTGGGGTCCGATCGTCCCTAGAAACCTTCGCAAGCCCCTCTGCACGGCAGAGAACACCACGCCAACTGAAGAATCGCCGTGGCGGACGAGGTCGTCTTCTTGAAGCACCCCCGCGTGAGCGGGGAAGATGTCAGTCCGACCACCACAGGAGTAGTGCTCATGGAAGCACCCCCGCGTGAGCGGGGAGGACTCACGGAAGGCGCGGGCGGCACGGTCGGCCATGGAAGCACCCCCGCGTGAGCGGGGAGGACCGGCGTACGCCGCGCTGCTCGAGCACTCCCACGGAAGCACCCCCGCGTGAGCGGGGAGGACCAGGCCGAGACCGCGACCTCCAGCACCACCGAGGAAGCACCCCCCGCGTGATCGGGGAGGACTCCACCACCACGACGACACCGCCGACATGTGGGGAAGCACCCCCGCGTGAGCGGGGAGGACCTGCCAGGACGGCCGCTCTCGTCTTTTGTCAGGGAAGCACCCCCGCGTGAGCGGGGAGGACCCAAGGCAGCGGACCCCGACGACCACGTGTTCGGAAGCACCCCCGCGTGAGCGGGGAGGACAGGTCCTCCATGCCGTCCGGCAGGGGCGCGAGGGAAGCACCCCCGCGTGAGCGGGGAGGACTCCTGCGCGAGATGGGACAGCGCGGGGCCGTGGGAAGCACCCCCGCGTGAGCGGGGAGGACGCGTGGTGTCGAGTCGTGCGGCTGGCTCTGCTTGAAGCACCCCCGCGTGAGCGGGGAGGACACGGCCTCGGCGCCGGTGTCGGGGCCGACGGTGGAAGCACCCCCGCGTGAGCGGGGAGGACCCCCGCTCCCCCTGAGGTGGTAGAGCGGATGGGAAGCACCCCCGCGTGAGCGGGGAGGACGAGGCGCGAGGCAAGATCCATACCGCTGCTCGGGAAGCACCCCCGCGTGAGCGGGGAGGACGCCTCGCGCCAACCCATCCGCTCGGGCACCTCAGAAGCACCCCCGCGTGAGCGGGGAGGACGCGCGCAGGCTTACGTCCGCACCGAGCACCCGGGAAGCACCCCCGCGTGAGCGGGGAGGACGCAACGATGCTGGCCTACAACCTCGCGCCGCCGGAAGCACCCCCGCGTGAGCGGGGAGGACGTGCTCGTTACCGGGCCAACCGGTTCGGGTAAGGAAGCACCCCCGCGTGAGCGGGGAGGACGTGGCTGGCGACCCGATCCTTCAGCACGGAGCGGAAGCACCCCCGCGTGAGCGGGGAGGACCGACTGAGGTCAACGCTGCTGACGGCATCAACGGAAGCACCCCCGCGTGAGCGGGGAGGACCCTGCGTGGGTGCCGGGCTGCTCCTGGGGGGCGGAAGCACCCCCGCGTGAGCGGGGAGGACCCCGCGCCGAAGGCCGGACCCGGTCCTTCTTCGGAAGCACCCCCGCGTGAGCGGGGAGGACGGTCCAGCTCTCCACGTGCAATCTTCTGCACCGGAAGCACCCCCGCGTGAGCGGGGAGGACTCTGTGCGGCCTCGTCGCGCTCGGTGCGGGTGGGAAGCACCCCCGCGTGAGCGGGGAGGACCACTGGAGCATGGTGCCGCGCTGCTTCTTGTAGGAAGCACCCCCGCGTGAGCGGGGAGGACCACTGGAGCATGGTGCCGCGCTGCTTCTTGTAGGAAGCACCCCCGCGTGAGCGGGGAGGACGGGCCCAGGGACCACACCGAGAGCCGGGCGTGGGAAGCACCCCCGCGTGAGCGGGGAGGACCCTTGCTGACCTGCGATGATGGTTTCGGCATCACGAGGCCGGGTCGGGAAGGCCCTGTAAAAGCCTGCTGGCGCCCTCCTTGTGGTGCCGGGACACTAGCTGGAGCCCGTGGAGGTCCACGACCTCGTAGGCGTGGGCCCCGGCGGTCCTGATCTCGAACCCTTGCTCTGTGGGGGCTGACTCGATCATCGCCGCGTAGACGGCTGGATCCGCCCTGTCCTGCACCCAGTCGCTGATGGCGGACCAGACTTCGTCGCGGATCCTCTGCTGACGGTGCCGACGTAGACGCCGGGCAGGACCTCGACGAACCACTTGTTCAGCGCGCCGCGCATGCCCTCCGGCAGGGATGAGGAGATCAGCGTCGCGTAGCTCACGGCATCAGATCGCTTGCGTCCAGGTCAGTCCCGCACCGCCGGGCGCGCGGTGATGAGGCCGCACCCGTACGCCTTGCTGCGGCCGAGCCCTTCACGCCGCATCGCGTCGAGGAGCTGCGCATCGGCGACGGTCGCGATCGCGTCGACGGTGTCGATGACCAGCGACCTCTTGGCGCCCTTCGGGCCGAAGCGGTAGGTGTCGCGGTAGTGGTTGACGACCTCCAGGTCGGTCACTGCGCCGGCCAGCTTCCCCGAGAGCCATGCCGAGATCCCCTCGGGCGGCACGACGCCTCGCGTGACGTCCTTCTTCGGGCCTCCGGGAGTCGCCTGGGACTTGCCTCGGATGACCGGGTTCACCGCCACGCGGAGCGCGATCAGGTCCCCGTTCCTGTTCTCCCACCCTCGGCCGGTGACGGTCATGGTCCGTCCCTCGATGGGCACCGACTCTGGGGGCACGCAGGACTGCACGAGGACCGTGGGGACCCCTCCGATGTTGTCGACCCGGAACAGGATCCCGGCGGTGGCCCTGCGTTCTGCCGCGGCCCCGGGGAGGGTGGTGGGGAAGAGTCGCATGACGGCGCGGTGTGCGGCGGCGAGGTCTGACCAGTCCGCCTGCACGGAGGCGGCCGGGAAGGTCGTCCAGTAGACGGGGCTCTCTCGGTCCACGCCGGGCGCTACCTGCTCAGGTGTCGTGACAGCCATGTCAGCTGCTCCTCTCGGGATGCCGGGGTCGGTGAGACGTGGGAGACCAGACGGTGCTCGTGGCGTGCGTAGTCGCCGGTCACCTCGTACAGCCGCAGGCTGGCGGCCTTCTCGCCGTGCCGGGGGACGTGGGGGAGCTCCGACAGCACCTGCACCGGCGTCCCGTGGTCGACGCCGAGGACGAACGGGAAGGCGGGGGCGTTCGCCCGCCTTCCGAGGTAGGGCATGAAGACCGGGTCGAGCGCCCCCGCCAGCCATGCGTCGACGAGCTCGGTCTCCGCGGTGATGGCGCAGATGAACTCGGCGTGCGGCAGGAAGTCACGGTTCACCAGGGCCGTTCCCCGCGTGTTCTTGGGCCCGACCGCGCCGGTGCGGTCCCGGTGGTGAGCGTGCGCCCGAGCCGTCCCGGTGCGGAACTTCTCCGCCCTGTCCGCCGCCGCGTGCACCGCGTTCGGCAGCGGGACGAGGACCTGGAGGTCCTCAGCGGCCGCGTTCGTCCGGTCGACCCGGACATGCAGGTCGAACTCCGTGACGAGCTCGTGGAGGTCGCGGCGGCCCACGAATGCGCCCAGGAGGCCTGCGACCGCTGACTTCCTGGGCATCGGCGCCGTCGCGACCGGGTAGTTGTTGGGGAGGAGGCGGTACCCGGCGTACGACTGGACCGGGCCCGCCATCCTCAGCAGCAGCGAAGGCATCGAGCTCAGGCCCCGTAGACCGCGTCGGCGACGGTGGCCACGATGTCGTCGAGCGTCTCCACCTGCTCGGCGGCGAAGTCCAGGTCGCCGACCTCCCCGGCCACGACGGCGCGACCGAAGTTGCTGGGGTCGAAGCGGAGCGCGGAGCGCCGCTTCGCCGCCAGTGCGGCCAGGGTGGGGGCCTTGTAGCCGCGTCCGTCGGCCTCGATCGGCTCGTCGAAGTCGTAGGCGCAGCGGCTGCGCTGCTGCTCGACCAGCACGAGCGCGGGCAGGGTGTGCGGGTTGGAGTTGGAGACGCGCCCCGACGGGAGGGCTGTGATCAGGGCCCGCACCAGGGAGGACAGCTCGTTGC
The window above is part of the Nocardioides campestrisoli genome. Proteins encoded here:
- a CDS encoding LysR family transcriptional regulator, whose amino-acid sequence is MSRQNAPAAPAHRLGYAPPPLDDEPLDGYLEHLAHHLEVAPSVVHRHLGLSNERPYSIVRCQSPEATAGLAHALDLDEATLTTMTLQRHAHLGLMPSFTKRGHGGGTWPRGSGARYCPECLPERGLRWKLSWYLQWTFACPTHARLLLSACPTCQRTVRTSPRGHPIDARHLQRRPGDECSCTTSDLVDGHGPPAPEPDEMAPYLHAQEVIHGVIHGTGPVTAFGQSRSRIEWLHDLAALARLVMTNLPSDHLPADFAPALHPPHLSASINALAGFHDASASPPAVRGDDDPAAAVAAQLRRWSHGMDLGPVASAGVRLANATRSASTMALTATFAVSVLTAPDIPTARQVLAVLPDDVRRRATDHSGRHVASWPLIQALDVPVTRPRGRPARARALRIRAARFRPDGAPLIPLDPAKVPARAWDTVLGEHPEIPDNGYVRLAASVALLSLGTVAGTARASQRLGHPHLSSLIQTDLTRVLGLAADDTGSTDFFDDLLAVHAALCDSTVPIDYQRRRRTFLRAVPPAERTARRIARELGQRPTPRLRTFMGWWLYEQLTGNDILLTPARLETHASHRLAYGRQRTDWERDPPQGLLRRAEHALLINRLDEPLTWTPRRNLGGQWTCPPAHVERQLDWTHRQRRKSSRPSSEGVDGLTLAEAVSFAASGQSTSAQRTANQLHRFAAIVDHGAITAAARALQVSQAALSTGLMRLERDLGVSLLDRHGHGSTPTPAGSHLRHLISTSGLPTMPTNQAPPMPSRPEQETTP
- a CDS encoding AAA family ATPase, producing the protein MTRLSVADPATWMRLHHLQTSLPPDRAPALYEWIHAQHLPTAYERDLAAAFDKLTRQHLGTNETWLAVSGPSHLGKSTAITRVLLDRATAHPQPWRTRTKDGYLHTPCVYVEAGSKQEARGLLASVARFCALPDTGSEKELHQMLGRLLPAMGVELVVVDDAQMYRRVSDSASRLTDGLRTLLHLPVPFAFVGIDLDRSALLRDPGRNNDTAQQLRRRHIGLRLNPIRTNDARTVVRLIASFVARMRAIEHLHLACLQDPRLQLRLVADLEGRPGSILNTLKRAAVEGLADNDGIVTADHVDAEIVAVQSLAAGSVAS
- a CDS encoding type I-E CRISPR-associated protein Cas6/Cse3/CasE; amino-acid sequence: MAVTTPEQVAPGVDRESPVYWTTFPAASVQADWSDLAAAHRAVMRLFPTTLPGAAAERRATAGILFRVDNIGGVPTVLVQSCVPPESVPIEGRTMTVTGRGWENRNGDLIALRVAVNPVIRGKSQATPGGPKKDVTRGVVPPEGISAWLSGKLAGAVTDLEVVNHYRDTYRFGPKGAKRSLVIDTVDAIATVADAQLLDAMRREGLGRSKAYGCGLITARPAVRD
- a CDS encoding type I-E CRISPR-associated protein Cas5/CasD, whose amino-acid sequence is MPSLLLRMAGPVQSYAGYRLLPNNYPVATAPMPRKSAVAGLLGAFVGRRDLHELVTEFDLHVRVDRTNAAAEDLQVLVPLPNAVHAAADRAEKFRTGTARAHAHHRDRTGAVGPKNTRGTALVNRDFLPHAEFICAITAETELVDAWLAGALDPVFMPYLGRRANAPAFPFVLGVDHGTPVQVLSELPHVPRHGEKAASLRLYEVTGDYARHEHRLVSHVSPTPASREEQLTWLSRHLSR